The following proteins are co-located in the Polymorphospora rubra genome:
- a CDS encoding phosphopantetheine-binding protein has protein sequence MQTTGDPAAPADTGDDQGSGPDVDGWPPEFADAVVSMLPETPGGHHISPDSDLAALGLDSLGRTGLVLLLQDEWDVEFPDEVLVGKNFETPATLWAAVSPFLPPDR, from the coding sequence GTGCAGACGACTGGAGACCCGGCGGCGCCGGCGGACACCGGCGACGACCAGGGATCCGGACCGGACGTCGACGGCTGGCCACCGGAGTTCGCCGACGCGGTCGTCTCGATGCTGCCGGAGACCCCGGGCGGTCACCACATATCGCCGGACAGCGATCTCGCCGCGCTCGGCCTGGACAGTCTCGGCCGGACCGGGCTGGTCCTGCTGCTCCAGGACGAGTGGGACGTCGAGTTCCCCGACGAGGTGCTGGTCGGCAAGAACTTCGAGACGCCGGCGACGCTGTGGGCGGCGGTGTCACCCTTCCTTCCGCCGGACCGCTGA
- a CDS encoding phosphopantetheine-binding protein gives MAQRAWDDTFITVLRKHLKLLPAGEPLAPDASLVELGLDSLEMVGLLIDLESVYEVSFPDSEMNFETFASAERLWAVLTRLRATS, from the coding sequence ATGGCGCAGCGGGCGTGGGACGACACCTTCATCACGGTGCTTCGCAAGCACCTGAAGCTGCTGCCGGCGGGTGAGCCGCTGGCGCCCGACGCGAGCCTGGTGGAGTTGGGTCTCGACTCGCTGGAGATGGTGGGGCTGCTGATCGACCTGGAGTCCGTCTACGAGGTCTCGTTCCCGGACAGTGAGATGAACTTCGAGACCTTCGCCAGCGCCGAGCGGCTGTGGGCGGTCCTGACCCGGCTGCGGGCGACGAGCTGA
- a CDS encoding alpha/beta fold hydrolase, whose product MDLTTLRHQERGAGTPLLLINGHFQSRDSWDPTVAQLSRHCRTLTFEFPNQGSSPTDTGMDTIAHYARYTAAYLDRIGVDPADCVVHGYSFGGNVCRYLHLEMGVDFRAIILGGVASHRLAEYQLRRLATWRELLGKGETDLFVRTVLLQIFSPDFVCRHTRHFDVTRKAFAGQYGRRPEAVLALIGALEDFFRLDRDGPDSYRCPVHLVGSSADLLTPWQYVEEYAKEVGSVSTHCLQGGHQTRVEHHQDFVDLMIELMAQYG is encoded by the coding sequence ATGGATCTGACGACCCTTCGGCACCAGGAGCGCGGCGCGGGCACCCCGCTGTTGTTGATCAATGGGCATTTCCAGTCCCGGGACAGCTGGGACCCCACGGTCGCCCAGCTCTCCCGGCACTGCCGGACGCTGACCTTCGAGTTCCCCAACCAGGGCTCCTCGCCGACCGACACGGGCATGGACACCATCGCCCACTACGCGCGGTACACCGCGGCCTACCTCGACCGGATCGGGGTCGACCCCGCCGACTGCGTGGTGCACGGCTACTCCTTCGGCGGCAACGTCTGCCGCTACCTGCACCTGGAGATGGGCGTCGACTTCCGGGCGATCATCCTCGGCGGGGTGGCCTCGCACCGGCTCGCCGAATACCAGCTGCGCCGGCTGGCCACCTGGCGCGAACTGCTGGGCAAGGGCGAGACCGACCTGTTCGTCCGGACGGTGCTGCTGCAGATCTTCTCCCCGGACTTCGTCTGCCGGCACACCCGGCACTTCGACGTGACCCGCAAGGCGTTCGCCGGCCAGTACGGGCGGCGCCCCGAAGCCGTACTGGCGTTGATCGGCGCGCTCGAGGACTTCTTCCGGCTCGACCGCGACGGGCCGGACTCCTACCGCTGCCCGGTCCACCTGGTCGGCTCCTCGGCCGACCTGCTGACCCCCTGGCAGTACGTCGAGGAATACGCCAAGGAGGTCGGCAGCGTGAGCACCCACTGTCTCCAGGGCGGCCACCAGACCCGGGTCGAACACCACCAGGACTTCGTCGACCTGATGATCGAGCTGATGGCCCAGTATGGGTGA
- a CDS encoding class I adenylate-forming enzyme family protein produces the protein MLDDAARRRPDAPAVRDERGGWSYAELADHSRRFARWLRQRGVRPGDRVLLRTANRREQVAMVFGTSRAGAVAVPVHRDLKPFLLADLVADADPAVVVLEDGDTDGWASVGDRAAIGVTELWAGLDGVGDDVPEPDAVPTDLCLMIYTSGSTSRPKAVTSSHAQVHFATLAIAERLGYRGDDVVFVRLPLSFDYGLYQVFLAAVSTAEVVFSDSGPDLTLDRQIRAAGATVVPLVPSVAATLTALAERVRPETADGPPPSRIRLFTNTGAAMSAQTVDRLRRAFPGAAICLMFGITECKRVSILEPDGDLTRPNSVGRPLPGTRVEILTEAGTPAPTGEVGEIVVRGPHVMTGYWQAPELTAARFRADPRTGERRLHTGDYGYVDADGYLYFTGRRDDIVKRRGLRVSLIEIESAVSRIPGVSQCAAVHRADGDHLAVYVTGPVTADDVLRQLAQWLDPARRPDSCHPVERMPVTGNGKIDRAALRRRFEELPA, from the coding sequence ATGCTGGACGATGCCGCGCGGCGGCGCCCCGACGCTCCCGCCGTACGCGACGAGCGGGGCGGTTGGTCGTACGCCGAACTGGCCGACCACAGCCGGCGGTTCGCCCGCTGGCTGCGGCAGCGGGGCGTACGACCCGGCGACCGGGTGCTGCTGCGTACGGCGAACCGGCGTGAGCAGGTGGCGATGGTGTTCGGGACGTCGCGGGCCGGCGCGGTCGCCGTACCGGTGCACCGCGACCTCAAGCCGTTCCTGCTGGCGGACCTGGTCGCCGACGCCGACCCGGCGGTGGTGGTGCTGGAGGACGGCGACACCGACGGCTGGGCGAGCGTCGGTGACCGCGCCGCGATCGGCGTGACCGAACTGTGGGCGGGGCTGGACGGGGTCGGCGACGACGTCCCGGAGCCGGATGCCGTTCCCACCGACCTCTGCCTCATGATCTACACCTCCGGCAGCACGTCCCGGCCCAAGGCGGTGACGTCCAGCCACGCGCAGGTCCACTTCGCGACCCTGGCCATCGCCGAACGGCTCGGCTACCGCGGCGACGACGTCGTCTTCGTCCGGCTGCCGCTGTCCTTCGACTACGGCCTCTACCAGGTGTTCCTGGCGGCGGTGAGCACGGCGGAGGTGGTCTTCAGCGACTCGGGCCCGGACCTCACCCTGGACCGGCAGATCCGGGCCGCCGGAGCCACCGTCGTGCCGCTGGTGCCGTCGGTCGCCGCCACCCTCACCGCGCTGGCCGAACGGGTCCGGCCCGAAACGGCGGACGGCCCGCCACCGAGCCGGATCCGGTTGTTCACCAACACCGGCGCGGCGATGTCGGCGCAGACCGTCGACCGGCTGCGGCGCGCGTTCCCGGGCGCGGCGATCTGCCTGATGTTCGGCATCACCGAGTGCAAGCGGGTGTCCATCCTGGAGCCGGACGGCGACCTGACCCGGCCGAACTCGGTCGGCCGGCCGCTGCCCGGCACCCGGGTGGAGATCCTGACCGAGGCCGGAACGCCGGCCCCGACCGGGGAGGTCGGCGAGATCGTGGTCCGTGGCCCGCACGTGATGACCGGCTACTGGCAGGCGCCCGAGCTGACGGCCGCCCGGTTCCGCGCCGATCCCCGCACCGGCGAACGCCGGCTGCACACCGGTGACTACGGCTACGTCGACGCGGACGGCTACCTGTACTTCACCGGCCGGCGGGACGACATCGTCAAGCGGCGGGGCCTGCGGGTCAGCCTCATCGAGATCGAGTCGGCGGTCAGCCGGATCCCCGGCGTCAGCCAGTGCGCGGCGGTCCACCGCGCCGACGGCGACCACCTCGCCGTCTACGTCACCGGCCCGGTCACCGCCGACGACGTCCTGCGCCAGCTCGCGCAGTGGCTGGATCCCGCCCGCCGACCGGACTCCTGCCACCCTGTGGAGCGGATGCCGGTCACCGGCAACGGCAAGATCGACCGGGCCGCCCTGCGGCGGCGGTTCGAGGAGCTGCCGGCATGA
- a CDS encoding type III PLP-dependent enzyme: protein MTPTGDRPDGPADPAAAPVPDHVALARRFGTPAYVYDLDEVARSLRELRSSLPTGTRVYYSLKANPLPALVAALVTAGCHTEITSSGELDVALAAGADPAHCLYTGPGKTTDALGHCLDRGVRFFSVESGTDLRRLDTVAAGRGVAVDCLVRVNGAAAGGSGLRMTGTASQFGVDLADVPALLDTAARCHAVTVRGAHFFPITNAATEDALVAELCGSIRTAAWLRERGLPLEVLDIGGGFAAPYARPGPPVGYPKLADALTAELDERVAGWRDGGPRLAVETGRYLVGTSGTLLTTVLDVKESHGRRFAVLDAGINHLGGLSGLRRLLPTSAQPVQAVAKEADDVGVDLAGPLCTPLDMLGHGLALPGISPGDVLAIPNVGAYGLSASLLGFLSHPVPTEVVVAGGRVVSASRIELRREHVPVVD from the coding sequence ATGACCCCGACCGGCGACCGGCCCGACGGCCCCGCGGATCCGGCCGCGGCCCCGGTGCCCGACCACGTCGCCCTCGCCCGCCGGTTCGGCACCCCGGCGTACGTGTACGACCTGGACGAGGTCGCGCGGTCGCTGCGGGAGCTGCGGTCCAGCCTGCCCACCGGCACCCGCGTCTACTACTCGCTGAAGGCGAACCCCCTCCCGGCGCTCGTGGCGGCGCTGGTGACGGCGGGCTGCCACACCGAGATCACCTCGTCCGGTGAACTCGATGTCGCCCTCGCCGCCGGCGCCGACCCCGCGCACTGCCTCTACACCGGGCCGGGCAAGACGACCGACGCGCTCGGCCACTGCCTCGACCGGGGCGTTCGGTTCTTCTCCGTGGAGTCCGGCACCGACCTGCGGCGCCTCGACACCGTTGCCGCCGGACGCGGCGTCGCGGTCGACTGCCTGGTCCGGGTCAACGGGGCCGCGGCGGGCGGGTCCGGGCTGCGGATGACCGGTACGGCCAGCCAGTTCGGCGTCGATCTCGCCGACGTGCCGGCACTGCTCGACACGGCGGCGCGGTGCCACGCGGTGACGGTCCGGGGCGCGCACTTCTTCCCGATCACCAACGCGGCGACCGAGGACGCCCTCGTCGCCGAACTGTGCGGCAGCATCCGCACCGCCGCCTGGCTGCGGGAGCGGGGGCTGCCCCTGGAAGTGCTCGACATCGGCGGCGGCTTCGCCGCCCCGTACGCCCGCCCGGGGCCGCCGGTCGGCTATCCCAAGCTCGCCGACGCCCTCACCGCCGAACTCGACGAGCGGGTCGCCGGCTGGCGCGACGGCGGTCCGCGGCTCGCGGTCGAGACGGGGCGCTACCTGGTCGGGACGTCCGGCACCCTGCTGACGACGGTGCTCGACGTCAAGGAGAGCCACGGGCGCCGGTTCGCCGTCCTCGACGCCGGGATCAACCACCTGGGCGGCCTGTCCGGCCTGCGCCGGCTGCTGCCGACCTCCGCACAGCCCGTGCAGGCGGTCGCGAAGGAGGCCGACGACGTCGGTGTCGACCTGGCCGGGCCGCTGTGCACCCCGCTCGACATGCTCGGGCACGGGCTCGCCCTGCCGGGGATCTCGCCGGGCGACGTGCTGGCCATCCCGAACGTCGGCGCGTACGGGCTGAGTGCGAGCCTGCTCGGTTTCCTCAGCCACCCGGTGCCGACCGAGGTCGTGGTCGCCGGCGGGCGGGTCGTCTCCGCGTCCCGGATCGAGCTGCGGCGCGAGCACGTTCCGGTGGTGGACTGA
- the dapA gene encoding 4-hydroxy-tetrahydrodipicolinate synthase, producing the protein MTKLEGVYLPLVTPFYEGAVDLESLRRLVEHYSGFGLAGLIMMGTTGETPTVEADEQRAVVTETLQAVAGALPVYVGVGGNSTRHVAAGIASYESLDVAGYLVVTPYYNRPPQDGLVEHYRVVAGETDRPVIVYNVPYRTGVNLSNDALFEIAAAAPNVRAVKDSTGNLMQSLDLLHRAPSELSVLTGEDPMFFTSLANGAAGGILASAHLATRTFVEVADAVAKQELVRARTAWRTISPMIPSLFGESNPMPLKYCLWRQGLLRSPECRLPLTRVSAGLAATLDELTERLAAA; encoded by the coding sequence ATGACGAAGTTGGAAGGCGTGTACCTGCCGCTGGTGACGCCGTTCTACGAAGGTGCGGTCGACCTGGAGTCGCTGCGGCGACTGGTCGAGCACTACTCGGGTTTCGGGCTGGCCGGCCTGATCATGATGGGCACCACCGGTGAGACCCCGACCGTCGAGGCCGACGAGCAGCGGGCGGTCGTCACCGAAACCCTCCAGGCGGTCGCCGGTGCGCTCCCGGTGTACGTGGGGGTCGGCGGGAACTCGACCCGTCACGTCGCCGCCGGCATCGCGTCGTACGAGTCGCTGGACGTCGCCGGATACCTGGTGGTCACGCCGTACTACAACCGGCCCCCGCAGGACGGCCTGGTCGAGCACTACCGCGTCGTCGCCGGCGAGACCGACCGCCCGGTCATCGTCTACAACGTCCCGTACCGGACCGGGGTCAACCTCTCCAACGACGCGCTGTTCGAGATCGCGGCGGCCGCGCCGAACGTACGCGCGGTCAAGGACTCCACCGGCAACCTCATGCAGAGCCTCGACCTGCTGCACCGGGCGCCGTCGGAGCTGTCGGTGCTCACCGGCGAGGACCCGATGTTCTTCACCAGCCTGGCCAACGGCGCCGCCGGCGGGATCCTCGCCTCCGCGCACCTGGCGACCCGGACGTTCGTCGAGGTCGCCGACGCCGTCGCGAAGCAGGAACTGGTACGGGCCCGGACCGCCTGGCGCACCATCAGCCCGATGATCCCGTCGCTGTTCGGCGAGTCCAACCCGATGCCGCTGAAGTACTGCCTGTGGCGGCAGGGCCTGCTGCGCTCCCCGGAGTGCCGGCTGCCGCTGACCCGGGTGTCGGCCGGGCTGGCCGCGACCCTGGACGAGCTGACCGAGCGGCTCGCCGCCGCGTAG
- a CDS encoding pyridoxal phosphate-dependent aminotransferase, producing the protein MVQATPHTLPFRPALAHMRSQRIVEVAKVTASHPGAISLCFGETDLPTATVVREAAEQAMREGRTTYADRRGVAPLRAAIQEYHHRTHGLDIDLDRISATSSGMTSIMIALQCLVEPGDNVVVVAPVWPNIVIAIEALGAEVRFVQLDAEDERWSLDLGGVDASCDERTRAIFVASPGNPTGWTMTSDEQRELLDLARRRNTWVISDEVYNRLVYDGSFAAPSFLEVARDDDAVFVVQSFSKTWAMTGWRLGWLVHPAALAHQVGNLSAINSTGSATFVQHAGVAAIRQGEPFVDELLGRCLHGRNMVADALGRIARVSAPSVPASFYAFFRVEGVEDDLAYAKELVARAGVGLAPGSAFGPGNEGWFRICFAQDPQRLATALDRLVTAI; encoded by the coding sequence ATGGTCCAGGCCACGCCACACACCCTGCCGTTCCGTCCGGCGTTGGCGCACATGCGCAGCCAACGGATCGTCGAGGTCGCCAAGGTCACCGCGAGCCACCCCGGTGCCATCAGCCTCTGCTTCGGTGAGACGGACCTGCCTACCGCGACGGTCGTCCGGGAGGCCGCCGAGCAGGCCATGCGCGAGGGCCGGACCACCTACGCCGACCGGCGCGGCGTCGCACCGCTGCGGGCGGCGATCCAGGAATACCACCACCGCACGCACGGCCTGGACATCGACCTGGACCGGATCTCGGCGACCTCGTCGGGCATGACCTCGATCATGATCGCCCTGCAGTGCCTCGTCGAACCCGGCGACAACGTGGTCGTGGTGGCACCGGTCTGGCCCAACATCGTCATCGCGATCGAGGCGCTGGGGGCCGAGGTCCGGTTCGTCCAGCTCGACGCCGAGGACGAGCGGTGGTCGCTGGACCTGGGCGGGGTCGACGCCTCCTGCGACGAGCGGACCCGGGCGATCTTCGTGGCCTCGCCGGGCAACCCGACCGGCTGGACGATGACCTCGGACGAGCAGCGCGAACTGCTCGACCTGGCCCGGCGGCGCAACACGTGGGTCATCTCCGACGAGGTCTACAACCGCCTGGTGTACGACGGCTCGTTCGCCGCCCCCTCTTTCCTCGAGGTGGCCCGCGACGACGACGCCGTCTTCGTGGTGCAGAGCTTCTCCAAGACGTGGGCGATGACCGGCTGGCGGCTGGGCTGGCTGGTGCATCCGGCGGCGCTCGCGCACCAGGTGGGCAACCTGAGCGCGATCAACAGCACCGGGTCGGCCACCTTCGTGCAGCACGCCGGTGTCGCCGCGATCCGGCAGGGCGAGCCGTTCGTCGACGAGCTGCTGGGCCGCTGCCTGCACGGCCGGAACATGGTCGCCGACGCCCTCGGCCGGATCGCGCGGGTCTCGGCCCCCTCGGTGCCCGCCTCCTTCTACGCCTTCTTCCGCGTCGAAGGGGTCGAGGACGACCTCGCGTACGCCAAGGAACTGGTGGCCCGGGCCGGCGTCGGCCTGGCGCCGGGCTCGGCGTTCGGCCCCGGCAACGAGGGCTGGTTCCGGATCTGCTTCGCCCAGGATCCGCAGCGCCTCGCCACGGCACTGGACCGGCTCGTCACCGCCATCTGA
- a CDS encoding thiamine pyrophosphate-dependent enzyme: MPIVADATLTVRALLDRVGEPARREGWLARVKQARDDVEVDVARLVPQVDLLRAMRAALPDDGFFVDELTQVGYVSRFAFPIYAHSTYVPVTYQGALGSGFATALGVQAANPGRPVLSISGDGGFLYTAVELSTAVQQRLPVVAVVFNDRSYANVSRSQLRSLGTTVGTDLHNPDFPAFARAFGAHGVRVDTPDDLAAEIATAFERPDVPTVIEVPVGDMPSPWPLIRLPRVR; the protein is encoded by the coding sequence GTGCCGATCGTCGCCGACGCGACCCTGACCGTACGCGCCCTGCTCGACCGGGTCGGCGAGCCGGCCCGGCGGGAGGGCTGGCTGGCCCGGGTGAAGCAGGCCCGCGACGACGTCGAGGTCGACGTGGCACGACTGGTTCCCCAGGTCGACCTGCTGCGCGCGATGCGGGCCGCGCTGCCGGACGACGGTTTCTTCGTCGACGAACTCACCCAGGTCGGCTACGTCTCCCGGTTCGCCTTCCCGATCTACGCGCACTCGACGTACGTGCCGGTCACCTACCAGGGCGCGCTCGGATCCGGCTTCGCGACCGCGCTCGGGGTCCAGGCGGCGAACCCCGGTCGCCCCGTCCTGTCGATCTCCGGCGACGGCGGTTTCCTCTACACCGCCGTCGAACTGTCGACCGCGGTGCAGCAGCGGCTGCCGGTCGTCGCGGTCGTCTTCAACGACCGCTCGTACGCCAACGTCAGCCGCTCGCAGCTACGCAGCCTCGGCACGACGGTCGGCACCGACCTGCACAACCCTGACTTCCCCGCGTTCGCGCGGGCGTTCGGCGCCCACGGCGTACGGGTGGACACGCCCGACGACCTGGCGGCCGAGATCGCCACCGCGTTCGAGCGACCGGACGTTCCGACGGTGATCGAGGTGCCGGTCGGCGACATGCCCAGTCCGTGGCCGTTGATCCGTCTGCCCCGGGTCAGGTGA
- a CDS encoding thiamine pyrophosphate-binding protein, giving the protein MRVAEHIVRKLVDEGVEVLFTVPGEQMDALFGALAKTDIRVVHTRHEQGAAFMAYGYARATRKIGVYTVISGPGVLNSTAALATAYAGDARVLCLASEIPTPLLGRGYGVPHEVPDQLGILRRLTGWADRVGTPDQIDTVLGEAFHRLRWSRPRPVAVEVPTDIWGAEAVDPHGWTDPAVDQRPDPAAVEAAAAVLASAEAPLIMVGSGARGAAAEIRQLAERLGCPVTADMGGRGIVSDRHELAVTLPVAHRLWAETDVVLAIGTRLMRPQVEWGLDDRLKIVRVDLDQTEIDRVRPPPCRSSPTRP; this is encoded by the coding sequence ATGCGGGTAGCCGAGCACATCGTCCGGAAGCTGGTCGACGAGGGGGTCGAGGTCCTCTTCACGGTGCCGGGCGAGCAGATGGACGCCCTCTTCGGCGCCCTGGCGAAGACCGACATCCGGGTCGTCCACACCCGACACGAGCAGGGCGCGGCCTTCATGGCGTACGGCTACGCCCGCGCCACCCGCAAGATCGGCGTCTACACCGTCATCTCCGGACCCGGGGTGCTCAACTCCACCGCCGCGCTCGCCACCGCGTACGCCGGCGACGCCCGCGTCCTGTGCCTGGCGAGCGAGATCCCCACACCGCTGCTCGGACGCGGCTACGGCGTCCCGCACGAGGTCCCCGACCAGCTCGGGATCCTGCGCCGGCTGACCGGCTGGGCCGACCGCGTCGGCACGCCGGACCAGATCGACACCGTGCTCGGCGAGGCCTTCCACCGGCTGCGCTGGTCCCGTCCCCGCCCGGTGGCGGTCGAGGTGCCGACCGACATCTGGGGCGCCGAGGCCGTCGACCCGCACGGCTGGACCGATCCGGCCGTCGACCAGCGCCCGGACCCCGCCGCCGTCGAGGCCGCCGCCGCCGTGCTCGCCTCGGCCGAGGCACCGCTGATCATGGTGGGTAGCGGCGCCCGCGGTGCCGCCGCCGAGATCCGGCAGCTCGCCGAGCGTCTCGGCTGCCCGGTGACGGCGGACATGGGCGGCCGGGGCATCGTCAGCGACCGCCACGAACTGGCGGTGACGCTGCCCGTCGCCCACCGGCTGTGGGCCGAGACCGACGTCGTCCTGGCCATCGGGACGCGGCTGATGCGTCCGCAGGTCGAGTGGGGCCTGGACGACCGGCTGAAGATCGTCCGGGTCGACCTCGACCAGACCGAGATCGACCGGGTACGGCCCCCGCCGTGCCGATCGTCGCCGACGCGACCCTGA
- a CDS encoding AMP-binding protein, whose amino-acid sequence MQTNGVLLFRDHVEATPDRAAFVFDGDGADRVVTYAQFDADVHRVASGLVARGFAAGDRVLISARPGPALLQAIYGTVRAGLTAVLCDPGLPTPAAEAILADAGCVAAVVDGGDGGVTAAAVRRMPAHTFTVDGGGPPHFAELLDAPVTDLPSEVPDRFPAVAFLTSGSTGRPKMIFKTHEHFRLLTRYRSGGYTASAGAATEAEGRYLVATSLFHTSGLNAGVMLGLLRGWTGVIADSFHPAKILVKLALHRCATVVFTPSQAAALLRERDLLRALDLSALRSIRVGSGPSTPGMLRRLQEAVPTAEILNIYALTECAPCLGQPPGEKQPPDSCGRPWAGVEARVLDESGEPTTEGELWIRSDLISEGTILDEATMRERYVDGWLRTRDIFRVDAGGWLHFVGRMDDMFVCGGENVFPGDVEKLLATHPDVGDVCVTGLPDEILGAVPAAAVVLRPGATTRPADLVRYVRDNAPVHLVPQRVVVVPRIPTLGPGKVDRRRVRADLMDASPAVAAPASTAAGDPLHERIAEIWREVMQIDDPDPGLSFLDAGGTSALALALTTRLSSGVDLTVELGDLLGDGSIDDLVRLAGQGRPDTRVH is encoded by the coding sequence TTGCAGACGAACGGTGTGCTTCTCTTCCGCGACCATGTCGAGGCGACCCCCGACCGTGCGGCGTTCGTGTTCGACGGCGACGGGGCCGACCGGGTGGTGACCTACGCCCAGTTCGACGCCGACGTGCACCGGGTCGCGTCCGGGCTGGTGGCGCGCGGGTTCGCCGCGGGCGACCGGGTGCTGATCTCGGCCCGTCCGGGCCCCGCGCTGTTGCAGGCGATCTACGGGACCGTCCGGGCCGGACTCACCGCCGTGCTCTGCGACCCGGGGCTGCCCACGCCGGCCGCGGAGGCGATCCTGGCCGACGCCGGCTGCGTGGCCGCGGTGGTCGACGGGGGCGACGGCGGCGTCACCGCGGCGGCCGTACGCCGGATGCCGGCACACACCTTCACCGTCGACGGCGGGGGACCGCCGCACTTCGCCGAACTGCTCGACGCGCCCGTGACCGACCTGCCGTCGGAGGTCCCGGACCGCTTCCCGGCGGTCGCCTTCCTGACCTCGGGCAGCACCGGCCGCCCCAAGATGATCTTCAAGACCCACGAGCACTTCCGGCTGCTGACCCGCTACCGCAGCGGCGGCTACACCGCGTCCGCCGGGGCCGCCACGGAGGCCGAGGGTCGCTACCTGGTCGCCACCTCGCTCTTCCACACCTCCGGCCTGAACGCCGGCGTCATGCTGGGGCTGCTGCGCGGCTGGACCGGCGTGATCGCCGACTCCTTCCACCCGGCGAAGATCCTGGTCAAACTCGCCCTGCACCGCTGTGCCACCGTCGTCTTCACGCCCTCGCAGGCCGCCGCCCTGCTGCGGGAACGGGACCTGCTGCGGGCGCTGGACCTCAGCGCGCTGCGCTCGATCCGGGTGGGCAGCGGCCCCTCGACGCCGGGCATGCTGCGCCGGCTCCAGGAGGCCGTGCCGACCGCCGAGATCCTGAACATCTACGCCCTCACCGAGTGCGCGCCCTGTCTCGGCCAGCCGCCCGGGGAGAAGCAGCCGCCGGACAGTTGCGGCCGGCCGTGGGCCGGCGTGGAGGCCCGGGTCCTCGACGAGTCGGGGGAGCCGACCACCGAGGGAGAGCTCTGGATCAGGAGCGACCTCATCTCCGAGGGCACCATCCTCGACGAGGCCACCATGCGTGAGCGGTACGTCGACGGCTGGCTGCGGACCCGCGACATCTTCCGGGTGGACGCCGGGGGTTGGTTGCACTTCGTCGGCCGGATGGACGACATGTTCGTCTGCGGCGGGGAGAACGTCTTCCCCGGCGACGTCGAGAAGCTCCTCGCCACCCACCCGGACGTCGGCGACGTCTGCGTCACCGGACTGCCCGACGAGATCCTCGGCGCGGTGCCGGCCGCCGCGGTGGTGCTGCGCCCCGGTGCCACGACGCGGCCGGCGGACCTGGTCCGGTACGTACGCGACAACGCCCCGGTCCATCTCGTCCCGCAGCGGGTGGTGGTCGTACCCCGCATCCCCACCCTCGGCCCCGGCAAGGTCGACCGGCGGCGGGTCCGCGCCGATCTGATGGACGCCTCGCCGGCCGTGGCGGCGCCGGCCTCCACGGCTGCCGGCGATCCGCTGCACGAGCGGATCGCGGAGATCTGGCGCGAGGTGATGCAGATCGACGACCCCGATCCCGGACTGTCGTTCCTCGACGCGGGCGGGACCTCCGCCCTGGCGCTGGCGCTCACGACCCGTCTGAGCAGCGGCGTCGACCTGACCGTCGAGCTCGGCGACCTGCTCGGTGACGGCAGCATCGACGACCTCGTCCGCCTCGCCGGGCAGGGACGGCCGGACACGCGCGTGCACTAG
- a CDS encoding PIG-L deacetylase family protein: MVITAHPDDAEYSFGGTVARLADAGTEVVYVVCTDGSQGGEDPSISDADLTRRRYAEQQDAADLLGVAEVVFLGLRDGSLAADVALRRALTREIRRHRPELVLTHQPLRSLVFPIGASHPDHLATGEAALSAVYPDARNPRAYPELLSEGLAPHKVQEVWVPGHEHTDFHVDVSPYLARKLEAIQRHKSQFADDVDPAVALAWVVNRLSGNGQVAGCDHAESYRRIITEAAAGAEAVTAEATP; this comes from the coding sequence ATGGTCATCACCGCGCATCCGGACGACGCCGAATACAGCTTCGGCGGCACCGTCGCCCGGCTCGCCGACGCGGGCACCGAGGTGGTGTACGTCGTCTGCACCGACGGTTCGCAGGGCGGCGAGGATCCGTCCATATCAGACGCCGACCTGACCCGGCGACGGTACGCGGAGCAGCAGGACGCGGCCGACCTGCTCGGCGTCGCCGAGGTCGTCTTCCTGGGGCTGCGGGACGGCTCGCTGGCCGCCGACGTGGCGTTGCGTCGCGCGCTCACCCGGGAGATCCGCCGCCACCGGCCCGAGCTGGTGCTGACCCACCAGCCGCTGCGCTCCCTGGTCTTCCCGATCGGCGCGTCGCATCCCGACCACCTGGCCACCGGCGAGGCCGCCCTGTCGGCCGTCTACCCCGACGCCCGCAACCCGCGCGCCTATCCGGAACTGCTGAGCGAGGGGCTGGCCCCGCACAAGGTCCAGGAGGTGTGGGTGCCCGGACACGAACACACCGACTTCCACGTCGACGTGTCGCCCTACCTGGCCCGCAAGCTGGAGGCCATCCAACGGCACAAGAGCCAGTTCGCCGACGACGTCGATCCCGCCGTCGCGCTCGCCTGGGTGGTGAACCGGCTCAGCGGCAACGGGCAGGTCGCCGGCTGCGATCACGCCGAGTCGTACCGGCGGATCATCACCGAGGCGGCGGCCGGCGCCGAAGCGGTAACGGCGGAGGCGACGCCGTGA